TTTGTAATTGATTTTCGTGTGAAGCTTTTACTTTAGCACACACCTTTGAAAGCTAGCTTTTGAGATTAATTTTAATTCATTATTCttattgatgtgtgtgtgtgtgtgtgcgtgcgtgtgtgggtgagtgtgtgtgtgtgtgttatcttCTTATCCCAAGGTGAAATTGCAAAATAAACACTAAGAATAAAGGATTAGATTAGAGTGATGATATATCATAAAAAAGGTAAAATAACACAGCTTCGGCATGGCTGCCGCATTGCGAGACTTGTGCCTTAcattgaatacacacacacacaaaaaaagaatgtttcacGATATTCCTCTACTCTATTATGCATGCTGATGTGCACATAACTGCTTTGAACTTCGGAATATTTGCCAATTAGAATAATATGAAGATTTCCTCTCAAATAAAATGTCGGAGTATCAAACTCACACGATTTCCTGCATGATGAACAATTTACACTTGCTAAACAAAAAACAGTGttatgacacacacaaaaaacacgcacacactcacacacacatatatgtttatatatacatataaatatataaaggcAAAGTCAAGTCACCGGCTacactccctcccccccccctttatatcAGTCGAGACCAAAACGTCATAGGCCAGATGACCTACAAACGTGAATGTATCATCTGTCATTTTAATTCGTAACCAAAcgaaataataatatatacacatatatatatatatatatatatatatatatatatatatatacaaatacatacataagtACATTGTGTAATAGATGAAATCATAGACCATTTATACCAggatgtatatgtgtgtatacatgtagttgttttttttttttcattcatctgTTTCTCTGTAAATAGATATGTGCGCTTGTTTAGACACTTAATGCCCCTCACAATTCGTCCATTCTTCGTCAAATTACCCATAACTAAAAAAACAAGAGGAAGTATTCTATTGTTAACaagtgtgagtttgtgtgtgtgtgtgtgtgtgcatgtgtgtgtgtgtgatttactGCTTTTACAATATGAACCTTTTTGTCACCCTCTTTTCGACCACAGACAATACATTAAATTGTTTACGTAACCCAAACCAGCAGCCCGATTGGATGGAATTGTGTCTCTTAATTCATTAACTGTTATGTTATTTGTCTGATTTGAGGGAGAAGAGAATAATTATACTGATGCGATGAACCTGATCAGATTATTTCCTACAAATATTTCCTTTAGAGCTATATGTATCATAACTGAGAAGTTACTGACGATTGACCCGGcacaaaattattttatttttactgtAATTTTGTTTCGAAAATCTACTCTGAGAAATGCCCCAAATCATACACtcagcaaagaaagaaagtaaacgctttttcgagttcatatttttcaaagaagattttgatgaaaatcaatgtataccATATCAAAGGTAATTCAATTGGCTATGAAGCTGGTAGGTTAATGCAAATATAAATCTTACGCATGAGTAAACACATTCGTTTTCGTCCTGCAAAgcacaaaggaaaaaaaatgcaaaactttacaagttgtctttcatttgcaaatgcccttcacgataacaatgacaacaaaagaccagtttaacaaaatgagagacatgaatgaaatagcaaaaacaagTTTCGTTCTCTTTATCCCTTTACAACCTCCAacaaaacaaagtgggaaactaaaggggaaaaataagaattttccaTCAATTTAAACTTCAAATGACGTAGGGAGTAATATGCATAAACTtgattaaatgaacagaatttttccattccattcttttattttttttaggaATTCATAAGATAAATTCACGAACCAAGCATTATTGACAATttcttatttgaaaaaaaaaaacaactaaaatttCAACCATTTTTGTTCATTGTTCCTTCTTCTATTATTTCAATGGAATTAAGATTTGAtggaagattcttcattttcctccgtTATTTTCAGGCTTCATTGATCTTTGgggctttaaagatatcatagagatcatagaattatttttgcaacttaatgcatgtttctttttgtgtgaaatttgttgtttgttgttgttgttgttttttttttttttggaagagcGCCTACGCAATGACAACTTGctcagttttgcaatttttacttttgtgccctggcagagaaaaacaaaggtgttcactcatgcataaagttttcctttttgttgACCTGCCGGGTTGATATATAACCaattaaattatttttaaatatggtatataatacattaattttcagCAAAATATCATATGAGAAATACAATCTTGAaaaagtgtgtactttcttttttgctgagtgtatgaTAGGAATGACGATTATGATTACGAAGCCCTTCAGACGAGTAAGACGAGGAGAAAGCTTACGATGAAGCTGCGTACATCTCAACCCAGCACACAATCTTTGCTCTTGGCTATGATTTGATAAGTCTCATTAACTaaagaaatcaaaaaaaaaaaaattgtacaacaCTCGACAAggataaaatgcatgatttccaTGATATTTTTCTTATAATATAGATTCTTCAGATTCTCGTCGACGACATTATCATCTAACCTCAATTAAAGCCTCATGAAGAGCTCATTATGTACAAGGCACAACTTCAGAATTCGCTGTGATTTTCGGATAGAGACTGTGTTAGAGGTGCGGGGAAAACCGCGGGGGAAAACCCGCTTCTATAAATACAAGTGTTTCAGGGGTCAGAATGAAAAGGTCATGTAAAAAGCAGACGTTCCTCTGAAACCTGCTATCGACCGACCATGTTCTGAGTGCTACGCAATACATCTGTCTGTCCTTGAACTATCTCTCAATACTTTCATATTGTCTTAACAATAAGACCACAGTCAATCTAATTTATGTTCGTACCTTCCTACAGGCTAAACAGACAACAACAGGTTGTGATCTCATGCCTAAAATATACATTGGAGCCCGATAGAAATCAGCAATATTGAACCCGGAAGTACAACACACTTGGTAAGCATACGAAACTATATCTATATTCGTGTGTTCCTAAATGTTGTACCTAACACGTAGttgtaaaaataatgaatgatcAGTATGATTATTCCATGTTTGttaaacatttctattataatCTTGCTGATTTTGTTTTACCGCACATCTTTAACCCACAAGCTATGTTAATATTTGTAATTTAGCTAATAGTATGCCgtttcccccccccaaaaaaaaacaacaacaacaacaacaaatggcgTAAGCTGTTACAGCAACGATACTAATCATTGTTCTCGTTGGAAATACAGTAGGGCCTAATTGTAAATCAACTTCACAAGGACTTAAGCATAATTTGGTGTAGAAAGATAggttatcatgaaatacatgtatgtgtttaaCTTATTATAGGTCAAATCTCTTTCGGACTCACCTTTTTACTGTATTAACAGTGGCCTGTTCTGTCACTTACTTTACCTACCTTAACACAAGAGAGAGGTGTCGATTCATGGTGATAGAATTTTTGGAACATGATAGCGGGGTCTgcaaataaaagacaaaattaCTCAAAGAGGGTTTGTTGTATTGTGGAGCTCATTGGTTCATTAAATGATCAAATTCCTTCAAATGTGTTTCGACGCATTTCAGTCCTTCGAAAGTTATTAAACATGACAACAAAGTTTCAGGAACATCAGCAAAGCTGGTATTGAATTGTACACAACATTATAGTCACAgcttattttgaaatgtttgtagTTCGCAAAATGTTGAACAAGTTTTTACTCAGGATGTTTACGTCCGTAAAATTTTTATGACGATGTCAGTGATCTCCTCTCCATTGTTCTCTTTGTTTTAGGGGCACACGTTACTTTACTCCTTATAAATATCTAAGGGTGTGACTGTTTTACTCCTCAAAGAATTGTATTGTTGAGAATAAATCAATGacctggaaaagaaaaaaaaatggccttaTACCTTCATACCGGAAAGAGGAGCAAGGAGGGAAGTTAGAAGAAAGAGCCGAGAGTTTTTAAGACTGTCTTTCAAGAATATAGATATATTGTATGAATGGACGGACACTCTGTAATACGTTATTTACAaataacaacaagaaaaaaatacattaaatgaTAGTTTTTTACATTTCGCTCAGATGTGCcctgacattttctttttacatgaCAACTTCTGTGTTTACGATATCGTTGGAGGGTATTCTCTCTTTATTATTGATATACAGGGTCACGATTAAAAGAGTCGTCCCTCCATTGGCTGCCTTTATCACCCCATTGTATTTTGGTGAATGTATCGTACACGTACTGCatcaaataatttgttttactaGTAACTGCTGATTTTATTCTAGCAACTCGCAACATCATGACAGGCTCACCAGACAACTACAGTAGTTTAAAAATAATGATCTCCACTCAAAATGAGCCACCACAAATCAGTTTTTATTGAGCATACTTGGCAAAACATGGTACACGTTACTAATCAGCACACATCTTTTAAATTGTGCCTCATTTCTTTGTTCGGTTTTAAAAATGCCAATTCTAATGTCATGCTTCCCAGGAACTTCCCCATTTCTGATATTTGGTAAAtgcttatttcatatttctcctgATACTTGTCAATGTGTTTACCGCTATGTGTTTCTTTTGCTATACTCAGACAGACAgataccatggcaacgtttcaTCAAATTAGCAGCCAGAATCTGGAGTGTCCTATCTGCCTAACACTGTTCAACCAACCTAAATTACTGACATGTTCACACACTTTCTGCGAAGGATGCCTGGAAAAAGTCTCCCAAACTCAGCCAAATCAGCAAATGATAACATGCCCTGTATGCAGGAAAGAAACTCCCGTACCCAGTGGAGATGTGAGTAAGTTACAAACAAACGTACCCCTAAGTTCGCTCGTGGACGAAGTGAAAACCAAGAATCCAACATGTACAGTTTGTGAGATGGACGAAAAGCCGCCAGCTGTGTCCTACTGTCAGGACTGTGCGAAAAATATGTGTAAATCGTGTGAGAACGGCCACTCTATCTGGAAACCATTCTCcaaccacgaagtggtgcccgTGAGCGAGGTACTTTCGGGAAAAGTTCCGCTTAGGAGGCGACGGAAATGTAAGACACACCCCAGCTTTGATGAAGATTGTTTCTGTACCCATTGCCGGGAGAATATTTGCAGTACGTGTGGGATGCTAGAGCACTTGCAAGACGGGCATCAGCTTGAAAAGGCAGCCGTCCATGagaagaatgtaaaaaaaaatatcaaggaGTTACAAGAACGGgcaaaagtaaagaaaacaaCCATTGAAAATCATATCGATTTCATAGAGACACAACgcaatgaaataacaactatGCTGAGAAAGCTCAATGATGACATCGACAAGAAATACGAGGAATACATGCAACTATTAACAAACAGAAGAGAGGCCCTGAAATGCCAAGTGCAACGATTGTCTGAAAACTTCGAGAAGGAATTACAAACTATGAAGGAAGAGAGTCGCCAAACAGTCAGTCACGTGAACGCTATGGAAGAGCTGGTAACTAACGGTACGAAGGTACCGCTAGAGAAAGACGCCTTGTTTGCACACGACACGCTGTGCGAGAACTTGAAGAGCTTTCTGGGACGAGATGATCCTGACGACCAATCACCGAGAAGTGTGACAGAACGAGCTCAAAAGATTTCATTCCGTAGTTACGTGAAGGTCAATCAACTTTTTCTTGGTGAGCTGGAAGGTTACACGTGGAATGTCAAAGCAGACGTAGAGCTCCCTTGCAAAGACAGCAtgaactgtatgactcgtgcaCCAGACGGTATGATGGCGGTGGGATCCCGTTTTGGCGGAATTTATCTCTACTCCCCTGATGGCGAGTTACAGCAGACCGCGCTGAAGGATGTCATTGTCAGGAGAATTGGATTCCTGTCTGATGGAACAAGTGTTGTAGGTGATAAGTGTAACAAGATGTCACTATACACTCCACAATGGGAGAAGCTCGACGTCGCATTCGAGACGATGAGTGATGATGAAGGAGGGTTTGGTGGTCTCACTGTGGATAGAGATGATAATATCTACGTGGGTTATAGAAAATCGAAGAAGATCCAAGTATTTACCCCACAGGGTGGTAAGATAGTCAGGGAAATAATGTGTGATGGATATTCATCTATGCAATTATTCTCTTTTCACACCACGGGGAAACTGATACTCTTAGACTCATCAGCTGTGGTGTGCCTTGATGGCAAGGGGATGAATGAGAATGTCTTGAAGAAGGGGGGTATGTTAGCTTACCCAACTGTGCGTAGAGATGATTCGGTCATTGTAGCCTGGGTAAAGCACGGGGAGGGTCTTGTCAGTATCGATCGATACACGATAGATTTGAAGCAAGTGCACAATATCGTCActgatttcaaaatacaaaaaccagAGAAAAGATATTGGTACTGTCTACAAGAATTTGAGAGCGGTGAGATAGCTCTCTGCACTCCAAATAGACTCTACGTGTTTGGTGCGATATAATTAGAAATATGATAGGCCTAGATGGTTTTTGTCATGCAGTAGCATGTATgttgaactagaaatgtcgctaaggcgactggtatacCTCAGTCATATCGCATGTCTCTCTCATTAGGTCTATATTTCATCTTGACAATATGAGAAGACAGTTTTACGTGATTGGTAAAAAGATTGAAATGAAGtgtttgaaatttttgcacaaccacaaatgtgttgagtgtttacaTTCTTTTCACCAGCTTTCATTTGGATAGTTGACTTGCTACAGCCGAGAGCAAGTACGAGATGAGTGGCATGATGTATGTTGACGatacacaaatttacatttggTAGAGATTTAACAATATTATAAGGGTAATCAGTCTGAAGCAATTTGCAATCCCAGGCTTGTATGGCCGACATAAAGAATTGGTCAGTCTATTATAGTCTTAGATTCAATGATAAGACTGAGGTTCTTCACAAGTAATTCTAGGCAATGTGGTAGCATTGATAGCATCCAATTAAAGGTGACACTCTGATACAGACTGTTAACTCTACCAGAAACCTTGGTATGAGACTAGATAGGCATTTGACAGTGTCAACTCGTGTGAATTAATTTTGTATACCGGCCTCATTTGCCTTGCACaaaactgaatttgatttcTCAATTCTTTCCTAAAAAGTCGACAGAGAGACTTGTACATGCTCACATAATATCTCGTCTTGATTTTTGTGATGGCATTTTATATTATGGGCTACCGAACAATGAAATCTAAAAGTTGTAAAGAATACAAAACTCTGCGGCTGGATTGCTGACTCGTGCTTGACTTAATAAGTATGTATCCAAGTCTATAAGACAGCTGCATTGGCTGCCAGTAACGCAACGGATTGACTTCAAGAAATTAattatggtataaatatttctgTGTGTGCTGGAACTAGGTCTTACTTATCTACGACAATTGATAACAAAGTATCATCCAGCAAGaaatcttcattttttaaaggggatggctaattaatgatcagtgggaatgcagtgggaatgctgggggacgattgttccaatccttgtgggatttatttaagagtacattatatatctattgttgtgtgaaaattatttgcttcagaatgatctcatattcaagtaatgtgcagctcaatgtttccagattagcatgcctgtacagtgtcggggcgatcg
Above is a window of Diadema setosum chromosome 4, eeDiaSeto1, whole genome shotgun sequence DNA encoding:
- the LOC140227161 gene encoding uncharacterized protein, which codes for MATFHQISSQNLECPICLTLFNQPKLLTCSHTFCEGCLEKVSQTQPNQQMITCPVCRKETPVPSGDVSKLQTNVPLSSLVDEVKTKNPTCTVCEMDEKPPAVSYCQDCAKNMCKSCENGHSIWKPFSNHEVVPVSEVLSGKVPLRRRRKCKTHPSFDEDCFCTHCRENICSTCGMLEHLQDGHQLEKAAVHEKNVKKNIKELQERAKVKKTTIENHIDFIETQRNEITTMLRKLNDDIDKKYEEYMQLLTNRREALKCQVQRLSENFEKELQTMKEESRQTVSHVNAMEELVTNGTKVPLEKDALFAHDTLCENLKSFLGRDDPDDQSPRSVTERAQKISFRSYVKVNQLFLGELEGYTWNVKADVELPCKDSMNCMTRAPDGMMAVGSRFGGIYLYSPDGELQQTALKDVIVRRIGFLSDGTSVVGDKCNKMSLYTPQWEKLDVAFETMSDDEGGFGGLTVDRDDNIYVGYRKSKKIQVFTPQGGKIVREIMCDGYSSMQLFSFHTTGKLILLDSSAVVCLDGKGMNENVLKKGGMLAYPTVRRDDSVIVAWVKHGEGLVSIDRYTIDLKQVHNIVTDFKIQKPEKRYWYCLQEFESGEIALCTPNRLYVFGAI